In Limibacter armeniacum, a single window of DNA contains:
- a CDS encoding 1,4-dihydroxy-2-naphthoyl-CoA synthase, producing the protein MSKIDWVTVKEYQDITYKKANGVARIAFNRPEVRNAFRPRTVSELFEAMLDAREDTSIGVVLLSGEGPSPKDGGWAFCSGGDQKARGHQGYVGDDGMHRLNILEVQRLMRFMPKVVIAVVPGWAVGGGHSLHVVCDLTLASKEHAIFKQTDADVTSFDGGYGSAYLAKMVGQKRAREIFFLGRNYSAQEAYEMGMVNAVIPHDELEDTAYEWAQEILAKSPTSIKMLKFAFNATDDGMVGQQVFAGEATRLTYMTEEAKEGRNAFLEKRKPNFKDIKWIP; encoded by the coding sequence ATGAGCAAGATAGATTGGGTAACAGTAAAAGAATATCAGGACATTACGTACAAAAAGGCGAATGGCGTAGCACGTATCGCTTTCAACCGTCCCGAAGTACGTAACGCATTCCGCCCAAGAACAGTATCAGAACTTTTTGAGGCCATGTTGGATGCCCGTGAAGATACAAGCATCGGTGTCGTACTGCTTTCAGGTGAAGGACCTTCTCCTAAAGATGGTGGTTGGGCATTCTGTAGCGGTGGTGACCAAAAGGCACGTGGACACCAAGGTTATGTAGGCGATGACGGCATGCACCGCCTGAACATTCTCGAAGTACAACGCCTGATGCGCTTTATGCCGAAGGTTGTGATCGCTGTAGTTCCAGGTTGGGCTGTTGGTGGCGGACACAGCTTGCACGTAGTATGTGACCTTACGCTTGCTAGTAAGGAGCACGCTATTTTCAAGCAAACAGATGCAGACGTAACCAGCTTTGACGGTGGTTACGGTTCAGCATACCTTGCGAAGATGGTAGGACAGAAACGTGCCCGTGAAATTTTCTTCTTGGGTAGAAACTACTCAGCGCAGGAAGCTTACGAAATGGGTATGGTCAATGCAGTAATCCCTCACGATGAGCTGGAAGATACTGCTTACGAGTGGGCACAGGAAATCCTTGCAAAATCACCTACTTCTATCAAGATGCTGAAGTTTGCCTTCAATGCAACGGACGATGGCATGGTAGGACAACAGGTATTTGCAGGTGAGGCTACCCGTCTTACTTACATGACTGAAGAGGCTAAAGAAGGTCGTAACGCTTTCCTTGAGAAGAGAAAGCCGAACTTCAAGGATATCAAATGGATACCATAA
- a CDS encoding NYN domain-containing protein, translating into MVTQDELRLAVLIDADNIPSANVSEMMNEIAKYGTPTFKRIYGDWTKPNLGGWKNVLLENAITPIQQYSYTSGKNATDSAMIIDAMDILYSGKVDGFCIVSSDSDFTRLATRLREAGMKVIGIGEKKTPKPFLTACDKFIYLEILSSKDEDEEEEDEKPKAGIPKAPKPRRRKKVTRIDKKTIYLIANTIDDLADDDGWALLAKVGSLIGKKQPTFDPRNFGFAKLTDLIKSLEYFEIQQRDSGPQNSKIVFVRNK; encoded by the coding sequence ATGGTTACCCAAGACGAATTAAGACTGGCAGTACTGATAGATGCCGATAATATCCCCTCCGCCAATGTAAGCGAGATGATGAATGAAATCGCTAAATACGGCACTCCTACCTTCAAACGTATTTATGGCGACTGGACAAAGCCCAATTTGGGTGGTTGGAAAAATGTCCTGCTCGAAAATGCCATTACACCTATCCAGCAATACAGTTATACCAGTGGTAAAAATGCGACTGACTCTGCCATGATCATCGATGCAATGGATATCCTTTACTCAGGAAAAGTGGATGGTTTCTGTATCGTTTCCAGTGACAGTGATTTCACACGTCTAGCCACAAGGCTTCGTGAAGCAGGTATGAAAGTAATTGGCATTGGAGAAAAGAAAACACCCAAACCCTTCCTGACTGCTTGCGACAAGTTTATCTACTTGGAAATTCTCTCCTCTAAAGATGAAGACGAGGAAGAAGAAGATGAAAAACCTAAAGCTGGGATACCTAAAGCCCCTAAGCCTAGACGTCGTAAAAAAGTCACTCGCATAGACAAGAAAACCATCTACCTGATTGCAAACACCATTGATGACTTAGCTGATGATGATGGCTGGGCACTTTTGGCTAAAGTCGGAAGCCTGATTGGTAAGAAACAGCCAACCTTTGATCCTCGAAACTTTGGTTTTGCCAAGCTCACTGACCTGATTAAGTCATTAGAGTATTTCGAGATTCAACAAAGAGACAGTGGACCTCAAAACTCCAAGATTGTTTTTGTAAGGAATAAATAA
- a CDS encoding class I SAM-dependent methyltransferase — translation MKFPYEGKTYSIIRYPETSNRSLRAWSAADELMVNYIAEEKLTPTSPVTFNDRFGFLGSLLEKFQPVSVINYCSQQKAIQQNFTANKVSVTGKSFANPLEKLPSTDLGLINVPKSMDLFRLFLYQLSQSLTGNGTVLCGFMTRHFTPQMLKIAEAYFEEVGQSRAVKKARLLILRKPKNFEENNILNEVRLDEHTVLKQYFGVFSANNIDYATQFFIEHLEVKESDQKILDLASGNGVLALAARRQQPASEIHLMDDSWLAVESSKLNLPEENTYFHFNNSMDELEKGSYDLVISNPPFHFEHENNIEVSLTLFEEVAQRLKKGGRFELVANRHLNYKVHLEKLFGRVETVAENEKFVIYRCTKI, via the coding sequence ATGAAATTCCCATACGAAGGAAAAACATACAGCATTATACGTTACCCTGAAACAAGTAACCGTTCACTTCGGGCATGGAGTGCAGCTGACGAATTGATGGTTAATTATATAGCGGAGGAAAAACTTACGCCTACATCTCCTGTAACCTTTAATGACAGGTTCGGCTTTTTGGGTAGCCTGTTGGAGAAGTTTCAGCCTGTATCGGTGATTAACTACTGTTCCCAGCAGAAAGCCATTCAGCAGAATTTTACAGCTAATAAGGTTTCGGTAACAGGTAAAAGTTTTGCCAACCCTTTGGAGAAATTACCTTCCACAGATTTGGGCTTAATTAACGTGCCGAAGTCAATGGATTTGTTCCGACTTTTTCTCTACCAGCTTTCGCAGTCATTGACAGGGAATGGAACTGTACTCTGCGGATTTATGACGAGACATTTCACGCCACAAATGCTGAAGATTGCAGAAGCGTATTTTGAAGAGGTAGGACAAAGCCGTGCTGTCAAGAAAGCACGCTTGCTGATACTGCGAAAACCTAAGAATTTTGAGGAAAATAATATCCTGAACGAGGTGAGGCTGGATGAGCATACGGTACTGAAACAGTACTTCGGGGTGTTCTCTGCCAACAACATCGACTATGCTACCCAGTTTTTTATCGAACATCTGGAAGTAAAAGAATCGGATCAGAAAATACTGGATCTGGCTTCAGGCAATGGTGTGTTGGCATTGGCAGCAAGAAGGCAGCAACCTGCAAGTGAAATTCACCTGATGGACGATTCGTGGTTGGCTGTGGAATCTTCCAAGCTGAACTTGCCAGAGGAAAATACATACTTCCATTTCAACAACAGCATGGATGAGCTTGAGAAAGGAAGCTATGATCTGGTGATCTCCAATCCACCTTTCCATTTCGAGCACGAAAACAATATTGAAGTTTCGCTGACCCTGTTTGAAGAGGTGGCACAACGCCTGAAAAAAGGAGGGCGTTTTGAACTGGTTGCCAACAGACACCTGAACTATAAGGTACATCTTGAAAAGCTGTTTGGCAGGGTGGAAACGGTAGCCGAAAATGAGAAGTTTGTGATTTACCGTTGTACCAAAATTTAA
- the rlmF gene encoding 23S rRNA (adenine(1618)-N(6))-methyltransferase RlmF yields the protein MQKQKPQLHPRNQHKQRYDFSQLIKACPELENYTLQNPHGEETINFSDPDAVKVLNCALLSHHYGIKYWDIPEGYLCPPIPGRADYLHYLADLLATCNGGKIPEGNQIRGLDIGVGANCIYPLLGNSLYGWSFVGAELEPDALQSAENIVKQNGITDIALRLQPSAAGILDGVWKEDEKFHFTICNPPFHASEKEAEKANQRRLTKQGGEKATEKALNFGGQSRELWCKGGEALFLKKMVKQSATRPQQCIWFTSLVSKKDTLPDLYKHLKKAKAKDIRTIEMGHGNKLTRFVAWTFLDAHERKI from the coding sequence GTGCAAAAGCAAAAACCACAATTGCATCCACGCAACCAACACAAGCAGCGGTATGATTTCAGTCAGCTGATAAAAGCCTGTCCGGAACTGGAAAATTATACCCTTCAGAATCCACATGGAGAGGAAACCATCAATTTTTCAGACCCAGATGCGGTCAAGGTATTGAACTGTGCCTTGCTGTCCCATCATTATGGGATAAAATATTGGGATATTCCTGAAGGCTACCTTTGCCCACCTATACCGGGCAGGGCAGATTACCTACACTATCTGGCAGACCTGCTGGCAACGTGCAACGGTGGCAAGATACCGGAAGGCAATCAGATCAGAGGACTTGATATTGGTGTAGGTGCCAACTGCATTTATCCTCTGTTGGGAAATAGTCTGTACGGTTGGTCATTTGTGGGAGCCGAACTGGAACCGGATGCCCTGCAATCGGCAGAAAATATTGTGAAGCAGAACGGCATCACTGATATAGCACTACGCTTGCAGCCATCAGCAGCTGGTATTCTGGATGGGGTGTGGAAAGAGGATGAGAAATTTCACTTTACGATTTGCAACCCACCTTTCCATGCCTCAGAAAAAGAAGCGGAGAAAGCTAACCAAAGAAGACTCACTAAGCAGGGTGGAGAAAAAGCCACCGAAAAAGCTCTGAACTTTGGCGGACAGTCAAGAGAACTTTGGTGCAAGGGCGGTGAAGCATTGTTCCTGAAGAAGATGGTCAAGCAAAGTGCTACTCGACCACAACAGTGTATCTGGTTTACCTCACTGGTGTCCAAAAAAGATACCTTGCCTGATCTGTATAAGCATTTGAAGAAAGCAAAAGCGAAGGACATCCGCACCATTGAAATGGGACACGGCAACAAGTTGACAAGGTTTGTGGCTTGGACGTTTTTGGATGCACACGAGCGCAAAATTTAG
- a CDS encoding DUF4856 domain-containing protein yields MRKFLSVAAAAMMVCTFTSCDDEETTLTLPTNYSFDNVDYSGQTARINLLSTLESTIKSANDGVTKVTKDELVAIYENTNNLFDTDKNISGKTAEPFKSEAYDIFEKVELYSGSSDNIIDGRLFDNDGHEMAQMTAKGLMGALLYYQATSVYLGEEKMNVDNEEVTEGKGTTMQHHWDEAFGYFGAPASGYPETDEALWYWAKYAEEMSPAFDVRATIYDAFIEGRTAIGNKDYKARDAAIETIKTNWEKLVAACAVHYINNVIADIDANDTGSLYHHWSEGQAFAKGLLYNLDKKITTEKFNQVISLFGEKPDDAEVPNLQQANLILKDVYGFTDAEILNL; encoded by the coding sequence ATGAGAAAGTTTTTATCAGTAGCAGCTGCAGCCATGATGGTATGCACTTTTACTTCATGTGATGATGAGGAAACAACGCTAACATTACCAACTAACTACAGCTTTGACAATGTTGACTACTCAGGTCAAACTGCAAGAATTAACTTGCTGAGCACACTTGAGTCAACAATCAAGTCAGCAAATGACGGTGTTACAAAAGTTACAAAAGACGAACTGGTTGCGATCTACGAGAACACAAACAACCTATTCGATACTGATAAAAATATTTCAGGTAAGACGGCTGAGCCTTTCAAGTCTGAGGCTTACGACATCTTCGAGAAAGTAGAACTTTACAGTGGCAGCAGTGACAACATTATCGATGGTCGCCTATTCGACAATGATGGTCATGAAATGGCTCAAATGACAGCTAAAGGTCTGATGGGTGCATTACTGTATTACCAAGCTACTTCTGTTTACTTGGGTGAAGAGAAAATGAACGTAGACAATGAGGAAGTGACAGAAGGAAAAGGTACAACAATGCAACACCACTGGGATGAAGCATTCGGTTACTTTGGCGCTCCTGCTTCTGGCTACCCTGAAACAGACGAAGCACTTTGGTACTGGGCTAAATATGCTGAGGAAATGTCTCCTGCATTTGATGTAAGAGCTACTATCTACGATGCATTTATTGAAGGTAGAACTGCTATCGGAAACAAAGATTACAAAGCAAGAGACGCTGCCATTGAAACAATCAAGACCAACTGGGAGAAACTGGTAGCTGCTTGCGCTGTTCACTACATCAACAATGTAATTGCTGATATTGATGCAAACGATACAGGTAGCCTTTACCACCACTGGTCTGAAGGACAGGCTTTCGCTAAAGGACTTCTTTACAACCTGGACAAGAAAATCACTACTGAAAAATTCAACCAAGTGATCAGCCTTTTCGGTGAAAAACCGGATGATGCTGAGGTTCCGAACCTACAGCAAGCTAACCTGATACTGAAAGACGTTTACGGTTTTACAGATGCAGAAATCCTGAATCTGTAA
- a CDS encoding sensor histidine kinase: MLRIEYSLLTALIVGTLLGITFTIREEYPLLFIAAEITSALIVLWMIRLWRFVHRPLKELNNALLQLEHNDFQSRLKATSHPMVNKLVLVFNAMMERLQSERVKQREQSYFLDHLMQASPHGIIILDYDERILQANPSALLMTEMNLEKEKGKLLTEAENNFLKRLADIQLNQVGEINLSGGRRYRCQKASFIFKGFPQYFLIIQDTFVDDVRKEKQAYSKVIRMMSHEVNNTVGAANSYLETLKVFAPEEEESKEDYLDALQVLQRRNESMATFMRNFASVVKLPEPDKQWIDLAEVLDRVCRLYEPKLELAQIHLSKQYRGKPIGVYADASLLEQLFINILKNAVEAISEISTTEEKTIEVNWNEKSNKLQICNSGPVISKEVEEKLFTPFFSTKPTGQGVGLTLCRDILVKHGWDFRLYSPDNHGAVFEIEIR; this comes from the coding sequence ATGCTAAGGATTGAATATAGCTTGCTGACAGCCCTGATTGTTGGGACATTGCTCGGCATCACTTTTACGATAAGGGAAGAGTACCCTTTACTTTTTATCGCAGCAGAAATTACCTCAGCCCTGATCGTTCTCTGGATGATCAGGCTTTGGCGTTTTGTACACCGTCCTTTAAAGGAACTTAACAATGCGTTGCTTCAGTTGGAGCACAATGACTTCCAGTCGAGGCTGAAAGCCACTTCTCATCCAATGGTCAACAAGCTTGTACTGGTATTTAATGCCATGATGGAAAGGCTTCAGTCCGAACGGGTCAAGCAGCGGGAGCAGAGTTATTTTCTGGATCACCTGATGCAGGCATCTCCTCACGGAATTATTATTCTGGATTATGATGAACGGATTTTGCAAGCCAATCCAAGTGCGCTGCTGATGACTGAAATGAATCTGGAAAAGGAAAAGGGAAAGTTACTCACAGAAGCAGAAAACAACTTTTTGAAGCGGCTGGCAGATATTCAATTGAACCAAGTAGGAGAAATCAACCTGTCAGGTGGAAGGCGTTACCGTTGCCAAAAAGCCTCCTTTATTTTCAAAGGCTTTCCTCAGTATTTCCTGATTATTCAAGACACTTTTGTAGATGATGTTCGCAAGGAGAAGCAGGCGTACAGCAAGGTAATCCGAATGATGAGCCATGAGGTAAATAATACGGTCGGTGCGGCCAATTCTTATCTGGAAACACTCAAGGTATTTGCACCTGAAGAGGAGGAGTCAAAGGAAGATTACCTGGATGCTTTACAAGTATTGCAGAGAAGGAATGAATCTATGGCGACGTTTATGCGGAATTTTGCCAGCGTTGTCAAACTGCCGGAGCCGGATAAGCAGTGGATAGATTTGGCTGAGGTTCTTGACAGGGTTTGCAGGCTTTATGAACCAAAGTTGGAGCTTGCACAGATTCACCTTTCAAAACAGTACAGGGGTAAGCCAATTGGGGTATATGCAGATGCATCATTGTTGGAGCAACTTTTTATCAATATCCTGAAAAATGCTGTTGAAGCTATCTCTGAAATTTCAACAACAGAAGAGAAAACCATTGAGGTTAACTGGAATGAGAAGTCTAACAAACTTCAAATCTGCAACTCAGGACCCGTTATTTCAAAAGAAGTAGAGGAGAAATTGTTTACGCCATTTTTCAGTACCAAACCGACAGGGCAAGGAGTGGGTTTAACACTTTGCAGGGATATTCTGGTTAAGCATGGTTGGGATTTTAGGCTCTATTCTCCGGATAATCACGGAGCTGTTTTCGAGATTGAAATAAGGTGA
- a CDS encoding HTTM domain-containing protein: MKDLLFKRVSIAPLITFRVIFGGMMLGSVIRFWLKGWIEELYLQPQFHFTYYGFEWVKPLGEYGMYLLFLSMAVAAFFIMVGFLYHYAAFVFFLAFTYVELIDLTTYLNHYYFVSLVSLLMIFVPANKAYSVDAMLKPKNRAKRIPFWAIGAIRLQLAIVYFYAGIAKLHPDWLLEAQPLRIWLAAHTDMPYIGFLFKYTWVAYFFSWFGAIYDLTIPFFLINRKTRPFAYLAVIAFHVMTAMLFPIGMFPYIMILSTLIFFSADFHEKIWGNVKFAAAKNPLENTDNIANIVMTLLLAVFFTFQLIFPFRYALYPGNLFWTEQGFRFSWRVMLMEKAGHITFYVENPENGNRVEIVNSDYLTPLQEKMMATQPDMILQFAHHLTAIYQEKGIEKPKVYAKCYVTLNGRPSKPFIDPTVNLAEEYDSFANKGWILPMEAE, translated from the coding sequence ATGAAGGATCTTCTATTCAAGAGAGTATCTATTGCACCGCTGATCACATTTCGGGTGATCTTCGGAGGTATGATGTTAGGCAGCGTCATCCGTTTCTGGCTGAAAGGCTGGATTGAAGAGCTGTATCTCCAACCCCAATTCCATTTCACCTATTACGGATTTGAATGGGTCAAGCCGTTGGGTGAGTATGGCATGTATCTTCTTTTCTTATCAATGGCTGTAGCAGCATTTTTTATCATGGTTGGTTTCCTTTACCACTATGCAGCCTTTGTGTTTTTCCTTGCCTTCACCTATGTAGAGCTGATTGACCTGACCACCTACCTAAACCATTACTACTTTGTCAGCCTTGTCAGCTTGCTGATGATATTTGTACCAGCCAATAAAGCCTACTCCGTTGATGCGATGCTCAAGCCTAAAAACAGGGCGAAACGGATTCCTTTCTGGGCTATTGGAGCCATCAGGCTACAACTGGCAATTGTTTATTTCTATGCAGGAATTGCCAAGCTTCACCCTGACTGGTTATTGGAAGCACAGCCACTACGTATCTGGCTGGCAGCACATACCGACATGCCTTATATCGGTTTCCTGTTCAAGTACACTTGGGTGGCTTATTTCTTTAGCTGGTTTGGTGCAATCTACGACCTGACTATCCCATTCTTCCTGATCAATCGAAAGACAAGACCTTTTGCCTATCTGGCAGTAATCGCATTCCATGTCATGACGGCTATGCTGTTCCCTATTGGAATGTTCCCATATATCATGATCCTGAGTACGTTGATCTTCTTCTCAGCTGATTTTCATGAAAAGATATGGGGAAATGTTAAGTTTGCCGCAGCAAAGAACCCGCTGGAAAACACAGACAATATCGCCAATATAGTAATGACATTACTTTTGGCTGTATTCTTCACCTTCCAGCTAATTTTTCCATTCCGCTATGCCCTGTATCCCGGTAACCTTTTCTGGACAGAACAAGGTTTCCGTTTCTCATGGCGTGTTATGCTGATGGAAAAAGCCGGACATATTACTTTTTATGTAGAAAATCCTGAAAACGGGAACAGGGTCGAGATAGTTAACTCAGACTACCTAACGCCGCTTCAGGAAAAAATGATGGCAACACAACCTGATATGATTTTGCAGTTTGCCCATCATCTGACAGCTATATACCAAGAAAAAGGCATTGAAAAGCCTAAGGTATATGCCAAGTGCTATGTCACGCTGAATGGCAGACCAAGCAAACCATTTATTGACCCGACTGTAAATCTGGCAGAAGAATACGATTCCTTTGCAAACAAGGGCTGGATATTACCAATGGAGGCAGAATAA
- a CDS encoding imelysin family protein encodes MRKSWVIAALFSLSIFQTSCDDSNNEVKVDFERSKMLENYGSNIILPATQQFSETANALNSAVQAFVDTPDNTTLTAAQDALTATYEAWAEVNPYQFGPVNESTFLRNINSFPTRITALNDTIATGSWDLTYIYNNEIKGLPAIEYLLFNEQALDSFTADANAENRKQFLADVTQEVSTIASSVSTAWEDGYATDFATKTGNDPSSAISMIVNEMNKAYERSKNNRLGYPMGKNALSGEVSPKSLESYYSAHSLELLKANVTTIENIFLGKGSTDGEGLADYLTAMYEAGAIKEDLTSKINNQIGSIKSGLNNLQGPLSNLIENKDNSLEQVYQDMSDLVIMIKTEMPSALSVSITYTDNDGD; translated from the coding sequence ATGAGAAAATCTTGGGTAATCGCGGCTTTATTTTCACTTTCCATCTTTCAGACAAGCTGTGACGACAGTAACAATGAGGTAAAGGTGGACTTTGAACGTTCTAAAATGTTGGAGAATTATGGTTCCAATATTATCCTTCCTGCTACACAACAGTTCAGTGAAACAGCAAATGCACTAAACAGCGCTGTCCAAGCATTTGTAGACACACCTGACAATACAACCTTAACTGCTGCTCAGGATGCACTGACAGCAACTTACGAAGCTTGGGCTGAGGTAAATCCTTACCAGTTTGGCCCTGTAAATGAGAGTACATTCCTTCGTAATATCAACTCTTTCCCAACTCGTATCACTGCCCTAAATGATACTATTGCAACTGGCAGTTGGGATCTAACCTATATCTACAACAATGAAATCAAAGGGCTTCCTGCCATTGAGTATTTGCTTTTCAATGAGCAGGCATTGGATAGCTTTACCGCAGATGCCAATGCTGAAAACAGAAAGCAGTTTTTGGCAGATGTTACCCAAGAAGTTTCAACTATCGCCTCTTCTGTAAGTACAGCATGGGAAGACGGTTACGCTACTGATTTTGCCACAAAAACAGGGAACGACCCAAGCAGTGCAATAAGCATGATTGTCAATGAGATGAACAAGGCTTATGAGAGAAGCAAAAACAACCGTTTGGGGTACCCAATGGGCAAAAACGCTTTGAGTGGTGAGGTAAGCCCTAAGTCTTTGGAATCTTACTATAGCGCACATTCTCTGGAATTACTGAAAGCGAATGTAACCACCATTGAAAATATATTCCTTGGAAAAGGAAGTACAGATGGCGAAGGACTTGCTGACTACTTGACAGCTATGTATGAAGCAGGAGCCATCAAAGAAGACCTGACTAGCAAGATCAATAACCAAATCGGCAGCATCAAGTCAGGCTTGAATAACCTTCAAGGCCCATTGTCTAACCTGATAGAAAACAAGGACAACTCCCTTGAGCAAGTATATCAGGATATGTCTGACCTTGTTATCATGATCAAGACGGAAATGCCATCCGCACTTAGCGTTTCCATTACTTATACTGATAATGATGGCGATTAA
- a CDS encoding TonB-dependent receptor yields MKLYQYALTLLLMSFGFSAAAQDAVLKGKISSNGKPVEGANVFIKNTSKNTVTTKSGTYQLDQLEVGKSYTIVVFAMGLKTQEKPLTAKSGVNTLDFSMAAFEEVLQEVSVRDYESSDIVRLNAVEGTAIYEGKKSEVIVLNNVTANLATNNSRQVYNKVPGLNIWESDGAGLQLGIGGRGLSPNRTSNFNTRQNGYDIAADALGYPESYYTPPLESVEKIQLVRGAAAMQYGTQFGGMLNFVMKEGNPDKKIELVSRQTAGSFGLFNSFNSLGGTVGKVSYYTFYQYKRGDGWRPNSEFEVNTAYGNVTYNASEKFKVGLELTHMDYLAKQPGGLTDPQFALDPRASYTDKNWFKIDWNIAAILMEYKLSNRSKLQWKNFGLYASREALGINLRAEDPQNDPRLLVDDNFRNIGSELRFLQRYNLGDQTSVLLVGARYYRGFDVKMQGDASNGKDADFSFTTPDNLLSDHDFYIKNFALFAENIFNISDKFSITPGIRFERIGTIGEGYYQKPTQILDQDGLLESVYVQQEDSITNYRSIFMAGIGASFKPSEGHEIYANLSQNYRAITFSDLRTLNSNVRVDPDLQDEKGYSADIGARGTTKLFNYDISLFYLRYNDKIGLANPANPIRTNISDAYTLGMESYAEINLMKLFNQQSKTNINLFSNIALIRGRYISDESIYDGNEVELVPPFNFKTGLNVNYGNLSASWQYSYVAKQYTDALNTQEPLSDAVYGPIPAYYVTDLSLKYRIKKFTVESGINNLTDNMYFTRRATGYPGPGIIPSDGRNFYLTLQVKI; encoded by the coding sequence ATGAAACTATATCAATACGCACTTACACTTTTATTGATGAGCTTTGGCTTTTCAGCTGCTGCACAGGATGCTGTACTAAAAGGTAAAATCAGCAGCAACGGAAAGCCTGTAGAAGGGGCGAATGTTTTTATTAAAAACACTTCAAAAAATACCGTTACAACTAAAAGTGGTACTTACCAACTTGACCAGTTAGAAGTAGGGAAAAGCTACACCATTGTCGTTTTTGCAATGGGGCTGAAAACACAGGAAAAGCCATTGACCGCCAAATCTGGTGTAAATACACTTGACTTTTCCATGGCTGCTTTTGAAGAAGTATTGCAGGAAGTATCTGTCCGTGACTATGAATCCTCTGATATCGTTAGGCTAAATGCCGTCGAAGGAACAGCCATCTATGAGGGGAAGAAAAGTGAGGTAATCGTGCTGAACAACGTAACAGCAAACCTTGCGACCAACAATAGCCGACAGGTGTACAACAAGGTACCGGGGCTGAATATCTGGGAAAGTGACGGAGCAGGACTCCAACTAGGCATTGGCGGTAGAGGTCTAAGCCCCAACCGTACATCCAACTTCAACACCAGACAGAATGGATATGATATTGCAGCGGATGCGCTTGGTTACCCTGAGAGCTACTACACGCCACCTTTGGAATCAGTAGAAAAAATCCAGTTGGTGCGTGGTGCAGCGGCTATGCAATATGGTACACAGTTTGGCGGTATGCTCAACTTTGTCATGAAGGAAGGCAACCCTGACAAGAAGATCGAACTCGTTTCCAGACAGACAGCCGGTTCATTCGGACTCTTCAACTCATTCAACAGCTTGGGTGGAACAGTAGGGAAAGTCAGCTATTATACCTTTTACCAGTACAAGAGAGGAGATGGTTGGAGACCCAATTCGGAATTTGAGGTAAACACAGCTTACGGCAATGTGACTTACAATGCCTCTGAAAAATTCAAGGTTGGATTGGAACTGACCCATATGGATTACCTTGCCAAGCAACCGGGCGGCCTGACAGACCCTCAGTTTGCACTGGATCCAAGGGCTTCTTATACCGACAAAAACTGGTTCAAGATAGACTGGAACATTGCAGCTATCCTGATGGAATACAAGCTCAGTAACCGCAGCAAACTTCAGTGGAAAAACTTTGGGTTATATGCGAGCCGTGAAGCACTGGGAATTAACCTGAGAGCAGAAGATCCTCAAAATGATCCAAGACTACTGGTAGATGACAATTTCAGGAATATCGGTTCGGAGCTGCGTTTCTTGCAACGTTACAATCTAGGCGACCAAACATCAGTCTTGCTGGTTGGTGCTCGCTATTACCGTGGGTTTGACGTCAAGATGCAGGGAGATGCCAGCAATGGAAAGGATGCTGACTTCAGCTTTACAACTCCTGACAACTTGCTTTCAGATCACGATTTCTATATCAAGAACTTTGCGCTGTTTGCTGAGAATATTTTTAATATCTCTGACAAGTTCAGCATTACACCAGGTATCCGTTTTGAAAGAATCGGTACCATTGGAGAAGGTTATTACCAAAAGCCTACCCAGATTCTGGATCAGGATGGATTGCTGGAAAGCGTTTATGTTCAGCAGGAAGATTCTATCACCAATTACCGCTCAATCTTTATGGCAGGGATTGGTGCCAGTTTCAAACCATCAGAAGGTCATGAGATCTACGCCAACCTTTCACAGAACTACCGTGCCATCACATTTTCTGACTTGAGAACACTTAACTCAAATGTACGCGTAGATCCTGACTTGCAGGATGAGAAAGGCTACAGTGCAGATATTGGAGCAAGAGGTACTACAAAGTTATTCAACTATGACATCAGCTTGTTCTACCTGCGTTACAATGATAAGATTGGTCTGGCAAACCCTGCCAACCCAATCCGTACCAATATCTCAGATGCCTATACATTGGGCATGGAATCCTATGCAGAGATCAACCTGATGAAGCTGTTTAACCAGCAGTCCAAAACCAATATCAACCTGTTCAGCAATATTGCCCTAATCAGGGGGCGATACATTTCTGATGAATCCATTTATGATGGAAATGAAGTGGAACTGGTACCACCATTCAACTTCAAGACCGGTCTGAATGTAAATTATGGTAACCTGTCCGCAAGCTGGCAGTATAGCTATGTAGCCAAGCAGTACACTGATGCATTGAATACACAAGAGCCACTTTCGGATGCTGTCTACGGACCTATTCCTGCTTATTATGTCACAGACCTTTCATTGAAATACCGTATCAAGAAGTTTACGGTTGAATCAGGTATCAACAACCTGACCGACAATATGTACTTCACACGCCGTGCGACAGGTTATCCGGGACCAGGTATTATCCCATCTGATGGCAGGAACTTCTACCTGACTTTGCAGGTGAAGATTTAA